A segment of the Flavobacterium azooxidireducens genome:
TAAAAATACGATTGAAATGTATAGTTCTAGCTTACTTTCAAACGTAACTATCTCGATTGTTGATGCTTCGGGGAAAAAAGTTTTCTCTCAAAATAACATTTCAATTGAAGGAAATCATCAATTGGATGTCAATTTATCGAACGGATTTTACTTGATTAAAATTGAGTCTGCTGAAAGAAATTTTGTGCAGAAGTTGATTAAAAATTAATTTTTATGATTATATTTCTTTAAAACAGAAATAGACTCCGTCGTGTCATTTCGATTTCTATGATAAAACCAAATTTTTTTGATAAGGAATTTGGTTTTTAATTACTGCAAAAACCCGATGTATTATTTTGTTTCTAACTGCATTTCTAACGCTCATTTTATTTTTACCTTCTTCTACTTTTCGAAGATAATAATTTCTTAAGTCATTATCATTCCTAATAGCACTCATCGCTCCTAGATGCAAGACACTTTTAACTGTTTTATCAGCAAGCCTTGACACTCCGGATCTTCGCTTTATTGATGTGCCTGACTGAAAATCAAAAGGAACAACTCCGCTATAACAGGCCATTTTCCTTGGATCTGTTATAGTTGTAAACCCTTCCGTTTTTGCCAAAATAATCCACGAGAGCACTTTACCTACACCAGGAACAGACTTCATCAATTGATAATTATTTTTTAAATCTGATTCACTAGAGATAACTTCTTCTATACTTTTTTCTATGTTTTTAATTTGAATATCAATACTCTTAACAAGTTGCAAATTTAATTTCAGCAATTCCTTGTCCATATTAATTCCTTTCATCAGTTTGTAGTCATCCTGCTGGCTCGTCAATTGTTTTCTCATTTTTATTCTTGCTGCTCTTTCTGTAAGCAGTACTTTAATTTTTCTGATTGTCAAGGATGAAGGTTTCCATTGTGTAATTTCTTGATGGTTCTTCTCGATAAAATTACAAATTCGAAGTGCATCAACCTTGTCATTTTTTCCTCTTGTAAGGCCCATACTCTTCTTTAAGTGTAAGGGTGATATGATATAAACTTTAAAGTTGTGAGATTCCAAGACCTGCAACAAATTCCAATTATATTTACCCGTATTTTCCATAGCTACAATAGGATAGCTAGTAGAATAAATTTTAAAAAAACGCTTAATACTCTGTACTTTGTTTTCAATAGTAAAATAGGAAACTTTTTCATCTTTGATACAAATGTCTAAAGTCTTCTTACTGATGTCAATGCCAATAATAATGTTTTTCATAACTTTGCTTTTAACGTTAAACAAGTGATTTGAGAAATTCATCATAAGCTCAACTCCTTAATAATGGGTCTGGTTCCCTAATTTCTATTTGAGTCTTTGATGAAAAGGGAAGCTAAAGTCTTAATCGAAATATGAGTAATTAACTCTGACGCAGGAATAGTGTACTTTTGCTTCCTTTCTCAATCATAAATTTATTGATTTTTTCTAAAAACAAATCTAAAGGACGAAGGAGAAATCACATAAAGTAGGTAAACGATATGTGATTTCTCCTTCGTCGAAATGACACAAAAAGGCGAAGTATTTAAATGGTTTTTACACTTTAAACTTCAACGGCAAATGCACCACTTTCTTCGTTTCAAAAAACTCTTCCGAAAAATAATCGGCTAAATTAAATTCCGTTGCTTTTGGAAAATCTTTCAATTCTTCTGTTAAATCGCCACCTTTTAAATACAAAATACCATTTTTAAGTTCGTGGTTGTTTTGTTTTTTAATTTTGTCTTTTATCCAAGAAACAAAATCCGGCATATTTGTGACTGCTCTACTAACGATAAAATCAAAATCACCTTTGACATTTTCGGCACGCAATTGTTCTGCTTTTACATTCTTTAAACCTAACGCAGTAGCCACTTCATTAACCACTTTTATTTTTTTGGCAATTACATCAATCAAATAAAAACGAGTTTCCGGAAACAAAATCGCTAACGGAATTCCGGGAAAACCACCGCCGGTTCCCACATCCAAAACAGTCGATTTCGGTTGAAATTCCATCACTTTGGCAATTCCTAATGAATGTAAAACGTGTTTCACATACAATTCATCAATATCCTTTCGGGAAATTACGTTGATTTTGGCATTCCATTCGGGATACAATTCGCCTAATTTTTGAAACTGAACAACCTGATTTTCAGTAATGTTAGGAAAATACTTCAAAATTTCTTCCATATTGTGCTATTTTTAACAAAAGTAAACATTTTGGTGTTGAAATTTTATTGTTTGTTCAACGTTATGATTTATATTAATACTTACCTTTGAAAAAATTTTTAATTACATGAATACCACAATTCCAACATTCTCTAAAGACGACAATCTAAAGTTTTTTAGAACGCTTAATAGTCGAGTGAACAACTACTTCAAAGAAAATAACATACAAAAAACCGGAAATTGGAAACTTCACTTGAAAACAATCGTGATGTTTACTATCTTTTTAACTCCTTACTTCTTCCTTTTGGCTATGGATATGCCATTTTGGACGTATCTATTACTTAACGTCGTAATTGGTGTTGGAATGGCTGGCGTTGGAATGAACGTAATGCACGATGGAAATCACGGTTCGTATTCTAACAAACCTTGGTTGAACAAAATTATGGGTGGAAGCATTTATATTCTAGCCGGAAATGTGTACAATTGGCAAGTACAACACAATGTTTTACATCATACTTATACCAATATAGTTGGTCACGACGAAGATTTAGATGCTGGTAGAGTTATCCGTTTTTCAAAACAATCAGAATGGAGATATTTTCATAAATTTCAACATTATTACTCTGTTTTCTTATATGGTTTGTTGACATTCAATTGGGCAATCACTACCGATTTCAAACAAATGAGAGCCTATTTAAAACGTAAATTATCATATGGTGAACCTAAAAGTCCTAAAATTCTTTGGACAACATTAATCATTACTAAAGTAATTTATTTCTCAATTTGGTTAGTATTACCAATGGTTATGGGAATCACTTGGTGGAAAGTTATTCTTGGTTTTGCAGTAATGCATTATACAGCCGGTTTAATTTTAAGCATCGTTTTCCAATTAGCTCACGTTGTTGATGAAACCACAAATCCGGTTCCAAACGAAGTTGGTGAAATCGAAAATACCTGGGCAATTCACCAATTGTTCACGACTGCCAATTTTGCTCCTAAAAACTGGATAGTAAACTGGTACACCGGTGGTTTAAATCACCAAATCGAACACCATATTTTCCCTCATATCAGTCACGTTCACTACGGTAAAATTGCTGATATTGTGAGAGAAACTGCCAAAGAATGTGATCTGCCTTATCACGAATTCAAAACGATGAGAGCTGCAGTTATCGCTCACTTCAAACATTTGAAAGAGTTGGGTCAAGAACCTCAAATGGCATAAGTAGATTACTTTTTAAAATTTAAACACACAAAACACAACTACAATGAATTCGTTATCGGATAGAATTAACAATTTATCTACTTCTCAAACCTTAGCTATGGCAGCCTTGGCGAGAGAATTAAAAGCTCAAGGAAAAGATATCATCAGTTTAAGTTTAGGCGAACCTGATTTTAACACGCCCGACTTTATTAAAGAAGCGGCAAAAAAAGCAATCGACGAAAATTACAGCACTTATTCGCCTGTTGATGGTTATGCCGAATTAAAAGAAGCCATTTGCCGAAAATTCAAAAGAGATAACAATTTAGATTACAAACCGGCAAACATTGTGGTTTCCACCGGTGCAAAACAATCACTTTACAACATTGCTCAATGTATGTTGAATGATGGTGATGAAGTAATTTTACCCGCTCCATATTGGGTGAGTTATTACGAAATCATCAAAATGTCAGGTGGAATTCCGGTTGAAGTCCCAACTTCAGTAGAAAGTGATTTCAAAATCACCGCCGAACAATTAGAAAAAGCCATCACACCAAAAACCAAAATGATTTGGTACAGCTCGCCTTGCAACCCAAGCGGATCTGTTTATAGCCGTGAAGAATTTACAGCCATTGCCAAAGTGTTGGAAAAGTATCCAAACATTTATGTAGTAGCCGACGAAATCTACGAACACATCAATTTTTCTGGAACTTTTTGCAGTATTGCTTCCGTTCCGGGAATGTTTGAAAGAACCATCACTGTGAATGGTGTCGCCAAAGCATTCGCGATGACAGGATGGAGAATCGGTTACATCGGAGCACCGGAATTTATCGCAAAAGCGTGTACAAAAATGCAAGGTCAAGTCACATCCGGAGCCAATTCTATTGCTCAACGAGCAACGATTGCCGCTGTGGATGCCGACCCAAAAGTGTTGAATTACATGGTGGAAGCTTTCCATAAAAGAAGAGATTTAGTCGTAGGTTTAATCAAAGAAATTCCGGGTCTAAAAATCAACGTTCCAGAAGGTGCATTTTATGTATTTCCGGATGTATCGTCATTCTTCGGAAAAACATTACGCGGAACTTTAATCAAAGATGCAACCGATTTTTCGATGTATTTGCTTGCCGAAGCCAACGTAGCGACCGTAACCGGAGATGCCTTTGGAAACCCTGATTGCATAAGATTTTCCTACGCAACCAGCGAAGAATTACTCACCGAAGCAATGCGAAGAATCAAAGAAGTTTTAGCATAGTATCTCAAAAAACATCCGTTTATAATCAGCCATAAGTGTATATTTTTAACCACTTATGGCTGATTATTTTTTTTAACATACTAAACATTCTACATCATAATTAGCCATAAATTAATTTTTTATTATATTTGTGGCTAATTATAATTGAATGGAAGCCATTGGTAGAAATAGAGAAAAAGCAGTATTTAAGAGACTTTATGAGGAAGAAAAGTCTCATTTTGTAGCTGTTTATGGGAGAAGGAGAATTGGAAAAACTTTCATAATCAAAAACTATTTTAAAACTTTTGCATTTCAACATACAGGAATCGCAAATGTAGGAATGACAGAGCAATTAGAAGCTTTCTCAAATTCTTTACAATACTATTCATCAAAAAAAACACCTCAACCAAACAATTGGTTGGAAGCTTTTGAAATTTTGAAAAAAGTTTTAGTAGCGTCAAAAAAAGAAAAAAAAGTAATTTTTATTGATGAATTACCATGGTTAGACACGCCAAGATCAAATTTTCTTTCTGCTTTAGAACATTTTTGGAATGGCTGGGCAGCACACAGAAAAGACATATTATTGATTGTTTGTGGATCCGCCACATCTTGGATTGTTAAAAAAATATTCAATAACAAAGGCGGTTTACATAATCGAGTAACGCACAAAATCAACTTAAAACCATTCAATTTAGCAGAAACAGAAGAATTTCTTCAAAGTAAAAACATCGCATTCAATCGTTATCAACTTGTAAAGGCGTATATGGTTTTTGGTGGTGTTCCTTTTTATTTAGAAGGAATAGAAAAAGGCAAAAGTATTGATCAATGTATTGATGATTTATTATTTGATGAAAGTGGATTGTTATATCAAGAATATCAAAATCTATATCAAGCATTGTTTTCAAATCCTGAAAATTATATAAGTGTTGTAAAAGCATTAGCAACTAAAAACAAGGGTCTAACTCGTGATGAAATTGTCAAAATTGCAAAGTTCAAAACAGGCGGAACTCTAAGTGCTATTTTGAATGATTTGGAACTTTCAGATTTTATTCGAGTTTATCAACCCTTCGGAAAGAAAAAAAGAAATAGTTTATATCAATTAACTGATGCATACAGTTTATTTTACCACAACTTTTTAGAAAAAAATAAAATTAAAAAAGGATATTGGCTTCATAATATTGACAATCCTAAAGTACGTGCTTGGAGTGGATATGCCTTTGAGATAGTATGTTTACAACACATTTCAGAAATTAAAAAAGCATTGGGAATAAGTGGTGTTTACACTGAAATATCTAGTTGGATAAGCCGTACTGAAGAACAAAATGTCCAAATAGATTTAGTAATCGACAGACGCGACCAAGTAATTAACTTATTTGAAATTAAATATTCTCAGGAAGATTATTTGATTACGGCAAAATACAGTAGTGAATTACGGCAAAAAATTGGTGTTTTCAAAAGAGAGACAAAAACAAAAAAAGCTGTATTTTTATCTATGTTAACAACCTATGGTTTAAAAATTAATGAAAACAGTGGTTATGTTCAAAACGATTTGAACATGGATTGTTTATTTCAAGAATAAAAAAATGAAAAAAATCCTCCTACTCGGTTCCGGAGAACTCGGAAAAGAATTTGTCATCGCTGCACAACGAATTGGCCAAACCGTCATTGCTGTCGATAGTTATGAAAATGCTCCTGCGATGCAAGTGGCTCACAGTTTTGAAATCATCAATATGTTAGACGGTGCCGAACTCGATCGAATTGTAGCCAAACACCAACCCGATTTCATTGTTCCCGAAATTGAAGCCATTAGAACAGAACGTTTTTATGACTACGAAAAACAAGGCATAACCGTTGTTCCATCTGCGAAAGCAGCAAATTTTACTATGAATCGAAAAGCCATTCGTGATTTGGCTGCGAATGATTTAGGCTTACGAACAGCAAATTATCGTTACGCCACTTCAGCAGAAGAATTAGAAAAAGCGGTTTCAGAAGTCGGCATTCCGTGTGTGGTTAAGCCATTAATGAGTTCATCCGGAAAAGGTCAATCGACTATCAAATCAAACGAAGATATTGCCAAAGCTTGGAATTATGCCGTGGAAGGTTCTCGTGGTGATGTAGTAGAAGTAATCGTGGAAGCGTTTGTCAATTTTAATTCCGAAATCACCTTATTAACCGTAACGCAAAACAATAATTTACCCACTTTATTTTGTGCACCAATTGGTCACCGACAAGAACGAGGCGATTATCAAGAAAGTTGGCAACCGGCAAACGTTTCTGAAAAAGACATTTTGGAAGCTCAAGAAATGGCTCGCAAGGTGACTGAAGCATTAGGTGGAGCCGGGTTATTTGGAGTCGAATTTTTCTTGACAAATGAAGGCGTTTATTTTTCAGAACTATCGCCCAGACCACACGATACCGGAATGGTTACCTTAGCCGGAACGCAAAATTTTAATGAGTTTGAATTGCATTTACGAGCAATTTTGAGTTTACCAATTGCGGAAATTACGTTAGAAAAAGCAGGAGCAAGTGCGGTTATTTTAGCTACTGAAAATTCAAATCATCCTACTTATTCCGGAATTGAAAAAATTGCCGCTTTACCAAAAACAGATTTCAGAATTTTTGGGAAACCTACTTCACGACCTTATCGCAGAATGGGTGTTGCTTTGGTAAATGATTCGTTAGAAACTCAGATGGAAGATATTGTAGAAAATGCAAAAACAGCCGCTAAAATGGTTTCTGTTCATTCATAAATCAACATAAATTCTCATTTTAACATCCATCAAAAGCTTAACTTTCTTATCACTTTTGCAGGATTTCCAACGGCTAATGAATTATCGGGAATATCTTTTGTAACAACCGAACCGGCACCGATTGTACAACCATTCCCGATTGTAACACCCGGACAAATCACTGTATTTCCGCCTATCCAACAATCATTGCCAATTGAAACTGGTTTTGAAAACTCAACCGTTCGTCGTTCAATTGGATTTAGAGGATGTGTTGCTGTGTAAACATGAACGTTTGGACCAAAGAAAACATTGTTACCAATCGTTATTTTCATCGTGTCTAAAACGACACAATTGACATTGAAATACACATTTTCTCCTGCATGAATATTATAACCATAATCACAGTGAAATGGTGGTTCAACATACAGTCTTTTATGAGCGTTTGGCATCAGTTGATGAAGAATATTTCTTGCATTTCCATTCATTACATATTCGGTCACATTTAATTTATGTAATAACTTTTTGGCACGTAATCGTTCTGCAACTAAAATTTTATCATTTGCAAAATAAATTTCGCCGGCTAACATTTTATCTTTTTCGGTTTTCATTCTTTAAATTTCAATCTTTCAAAGATACCATTTCTATAAAATTAAAATTGTATTTTTGACTTAATGAAATCCATTCTTCAAAACATTTCTAAACACATTTCCTTAACTATAGACGAGGAACAACTGTTTTTATCAAAAATCGAAGTTCAACACTTCAAAGCAAAAACCATTTTGCACAATGCCGGAGAAATTTGCAAACATTCTTATTTTGTCAATTCGGGATTGCTGAGAAGTTTCAATATTAATGACAATATTGTGGAGCACGTGCTACATTTTGCCTGCGAAGGTTGGTGGATTGGCGATATGTACAGCTTACTTTCTCAAAAACCGGGCAATTTATTTATTGAAGTTTTAGAAGATTCGGAAGTGGTTTTGTTATCCAAAGAAAACCAAGAACAATTGTATTTTGAAATTCCGAAACTCGAACGCTTTTTCAGAATTTTAACCGAAAACTCCTTGGTTGCTCATCAAGAACGCTTGATGGATAATTTAAGTTTGCCTGCTGAAGATCGTTTTGAAAAATTCTGCAAAAAATACCCCACACTCATTCAAAAAGTACCTCAAAAACAGATTGCTTCTTATATAGGTGTAACTCCTGAGTTTTTTAGTAAGATGAAAAGTCGGATGTTGAGGAAGTAGTTTTCGGTTGTCTGTTATCCGTTGTCTGTTCTCTGTTGCCTGTTGTCGGTTGTCTGTTGTCTGTTCTCTGTTCTCTGATAACTGTACGTCCCTGATATAGGTTGACCACAAAAGTCAACTTATATGAAAGCAAATTTGAGAAAAATTAAGAAGTATCGATTTTATTCTACCGAGTTTAAACAGGAAATAGTTTCGTTATATGAAAGCGGAATTTACAGTGTTTATCAATTAGAAAAATTATATGGTATCTGTAATAAATCTATTTATCAATGGATTTATAAATTTTCTACCTTTAACAAAAAAGGAATACGGGTTGTTGAGATGAAAGAAAGTAACACTCAAAAGCTAAAAGAGCTAGAGCAGAAAATTAAAAGTTTGGAGCAAATAGTTGGTCAGAAGCAAATTCAGATTGAGTATTTGGAAAAGATGATTGATATTGCCAAAGATGAGCTAAATATTGACATTAAAAAAAACTCAAGCACCCTACAATCCAATGGTTTAGAGAGAACAAAGAAAAAGTAAGTTTCTCTTTAAATAGTCTGTACAAGGTTGTTACTATATCTAAACAAGCTGTGAATAAATATTGTAAAGAACAAAAATTATTCACCGAAAAAGTAGAGAAATTAGTAATCGAAGCTCAAGAATTAAGGAAAGAGCATCCGGGTTGTGGGGTTGAAAAAATGTATTACGTACTTCGACCAGAGTTTTTAGGAAGAGATAGGTTTATAGATATTATGATGGATTTAGGATTTAGAGTTCAGTATAAAAAGAATTACAAACGGACAACTTATTCCATTGCAAATCAATATCCAAATTTAATAAAAGGATATTTGGTTAATAAACCGTCAACAATATGGCAATCAGATATTACCTATATCGCTTTGGGGGAAAGATTTTATTATGCTGTTTTTATTGTTGATGTATATACAAAGTTGATTGTTGGTCACAGAATATCTAACCATATGAGAGGAACAGCAAACCTTGAAGCGTTAGAAATAGCTTTGAAAGAGTATGATGCTCCAAAAATTCATCACTCCGATAGGGGAAGTCAATATTTATATCATGAGTATATAAATCTATTAAAGTCAAGGGGTTCAAGAGTCAGTATGGCAATTTCTGCTCAAGATAATGCTTATGCTGAAAGGATAAACAGAACAATTAAAGAAGAATATTTGGATTATTGGAAGCCAAAAACATTTGAGGAATTACAAAGAAATATAAGCAAAGCAGTTTGGCATTATAATGAAAAGAGGATTCATAAAAATTTAAACAAAATGACACCGAGAGAGTTTTATGAAAATTGTTTCAAAAAGAATTATAAAAATCCAATTATTGAAATCTATGACAATGGTTCGGGATAAAAATCATAAAAGTTATTTCCAAAATTTTTTTAGCCAGTTAAAAGGGCTAAAAATTTCAGAATAACTTTTATTTTTGATCAGTGATAAATTTAAACATTAGTATTAAAAACCGGTCAACCTTATTTAGGGATTTACAAACCGACAACGGACAACCGACAACTTTCTTAATCTACATTAAGTGCTAAACCCTTCTTATGGTTGTAAATTTGTACTATAAATAACAACAAATCTATTAGTTATGAAAAATACAATTTTACACAAAGCCAATGAAAGAGGTCATGCCGATCATGGATGGTTGAATGCTTACCACAGTTTTAGTTTTGCCAATTGGTATAATCCGGATAAAGTTCAATTTGGTGTTTTGAGAGTGTTGAATGATGATACTGTTGCCGGTGGAATGGGATTTGGAGCTCATCCACACGATAATATGGAGATTATAACAATTCCTTTGGAAGGCGATTTGGCTCACAAAGACAGTATGGGAAACACTGAAACCATTAAGTTTGGCGATGTTCAAGTGATGAGTGCAGGAACCGGAATCAGACACAGTGAGTTTAATCCGAATGCGGATAAAAGAACAAAATTGTTGCAAATTTGGTTGTTTCCAAATAAGCAAAATGTGGAACCTCGTTACCAACAAATTACGTTGGACGTAAACGACCGACAAAACAAATTACAACAAATTTTATCGCCAAATCCGGAAGATGCCGGTGTGTGGATTCACCAAGATGCTTGGTTTCATTTAGGTAAATTTGAAAAAGGATTGACTGAAAATTACACTATAAAAAGAGAGGGAAATGGTGTTTATGCATTTGTGATTTCGGGAAGTGTAACAATTAACGGTCAGACTTTAGAAACCCGCGATGCGTTAGGTGTCTGGGATACTGAAAAGTTAGAAATTACTTCTACTTCGGATGCAGAAATTTTGTTGATGGATGTTCCGATGGAGTAAATAATTGATTGATTGATTTTTTAGACCTGGCTTTTTTTTAAGAATTGTCAGGTCTTTTCTTTTAGTATTTATAAACAAAATCAAAACATAATTAGTTAATTAATTCAATAAACAAGCGAATTTACTTATAATTATTTCATAATTTAACTTTTTTTTGTTAGGTTTACCCTGAAAACTAAATCAATAATCTTAAACAATTTTACATGAACAATTTTACATTTGAAACAACTCAAGTCAAGCAGATGTTGAGTAAATCGATTTTGGCACTTGCTCTACTCTCTTCTAGTATTACTTTTGCTCAACAGGTTGAATCTCCATTAAAATCGATGAAAGGAGAAGAAATAATTTCAAAACGTGATTTATTTGCTAACCATTATTTAAATGAAAACGGAACTTTTTCAGCAGCAATAGGCACATCACCTATTAACTATAGAAAAGACGGTAGTTTTCATCCCATTAACACATCAATTAAAAATAGTAATAACACGAATTATCCTTATGCCAATACTGAAAATTTGATGGAATCTCATTTTGGAGCAACTTCTGCTCATGGAATTCAAAATAAGATTGAAGGAAAAACAGTCTCTGAATTTTTAAATACAAAAATGCATTGGGAAGTTAATGGTCAGCTTACAGCAACTGTTGATCAATCGAACTCAACAATTGTTGTAAACAATAACAAAGCAAGCTATAATAACATTTTTGGAGAAATTGATGCCGAATTCAAAATCACAAATGGCAAAAGAAAATTAAACTTCATCATCCCATCACAAAATGCAATTGCAAATGCTCCTGTTGGTGCAGATTATTTAGTTTTTTCGGAAGAAATTTTACTTCCAGAAACATGGAAACATATTTCAACAGAAAAAGGTATCTATATATTTGACGAAAAAAACAATGCTGTTTTATTATATGAATCTCCCTATTCTGTTGATGGAGGGAAAAGAAAATTACGTGAAAAAAATACATTTATTGACGTATTTGCAAGCGGAAACCGATTAACTATTTTAACAAAAGTAAAAACAAGTTGGTTATTAAGCCAAGCCAGAACATTTCCAATATTAGTTGATCCAACCGTAACAACTTATCCAGATGAAGTTGAAATGCACACCGGATGTGTTTATTCTTCTGATGGATATAAAGTTGATAGTTTTATTAGCTTTGGAAGAGATGAAGATTTTTTAGGGCAAGAAGATTTTTTAAGAGGATGGGCGAGATTTAACACCACTTCAATTCCTGATGATGCTACCATTGATGCCGGAACAACTATTCATTTTTATATTGAAGATGGCAGTCCTGATTACAGCCCAGCTAACGGACATTCAATGGTAATTTCTCAAATACCTTCTACTATAAATCCGGTAACTGCAAACGGAACAACGCTTTATAACACCATTAATCAAAACGGATATTCTCCGGTAATTACTGCACCATTAAACACAATTGGTTGGAAAAATCATACTATTACAGCAAATCAAATAGCCATAGACATTCAAAATCAATTAGCCCAAAATTATTTTTCGGTTGGATTTATGCCACAAGGAGACTTTTTTGAAGGTGAATATTTAATTGCCTCTGGTTGGGATACAGATGAAAAACCGTATTTAGTTATTAATTATACTGAAAGCACTATGAGCGTTGGTGATGCTTCAAAAGGCATTGGATTATATCCAAATCCGGTTCAATCAGAATTATTTGTTAAGTCGGATTATAATGTTGAATCTATTGAAGTTATCTCTATGCTAGGGCAATCTGTAGCAAAATCAAACGGAACAAACAGCATAGTTGTTTCTTCGTTAGCAAACGGAATTTATGCTGTTCAAATTACTTTAGATAATGGATCAGTTGTTAATCAAAAATTTGTGAAGAATTAAGCGGAAAGTTTTAAGATAAAAAAAGAGGAGTTGTTTAGACAGCTCCTCTTTTTGTTTTTGTTAAAGATGATTTATTTTTTACTTTCTATTTCCTTTTTGGATTGATTTAATTTTTTAATTGGGTTTGTTCTATCACTTCCTTTATCTTCTATTAAAGGTATTGTAGTTGGTTCTGCATCAATATTCATATATCTTGCAGAATAGTTTAATTCTGATTGACTTCCGTCTTCTTTAGTTATTTTAACAGATGCTCTTGTGGCAACTAAAGAATATGAAAATTCTACATTTGAATTTCCGTTAGCTAATTCAATTACATCAAATCCTTTTGCGGATT
Coding sequences within it:
- a CDS encoding IS3 family transposase, which encodes MYKVVTISKQAVNKYCKEQKLFTEKVEKLVIEAQELRKEHPGCGVEKMYYVLRPEFLGRDRFIDIMMDLGFRVQYKKNYKRTTYSIANQYPNLIKGYLVNKPSTIWQSDITYIALGERFYYAVFIVDVYTKLIVGHRISNHMRGTANLEALEIALKEYDAPKIHHSDRGSQYLYHEYINLLKSRGSRVSMAISAQDNAYAERINRTIKEEYLDYWKPKTFEELQRNISKAVWHYNEKRIHKNLNKMTPREFYENCFKKNYKNPIIEIYDNGSG
- a CDS encoding transposase, which codes for MKANLRKIKKYRFYSTEFKQEIVSLYESGIYSVYQLEKLYGICNKSIYQWIYKFSTFNKKGIRVVEMKESNTQKLKELEQKIKSLEQIVGQKQIQIEYLEKMIDIAKDELNIDIKKNSSTLQSNGLERTKKK
- a CDS encoding T9SS type A sorting domain-containing protein yields the protein MNNFTFETTQVKQMLSKSILALALLSSSITFAQQVESPLKSMKGEEIISKRDLFANHYLNENGTFSAAIGTSPINYRKDGSFHPINTSIKNSNNTNYPYANTENLMESHFGATSAHGIQNKIEGKTVSEFLNTKMHWEVNGQLTATVDQSNSTIVVNNNKASYNNIFGEIDAEFKITNGKRKLNFIIPSQNAIANAPVGADYLVFSEEILLPETWKHISTEKGIYIFDEKNNAVLLYESPYSVDGGKRKLREKNTFIDVFASGNRLTILTKVKTSWLLSQARTFPILVDPTVTTYPDEVEMHTGCVYSSDGYKVDSFISFGRDEDFLGQEDFLRGWARFNTTSIPDDATIDAGTTIHFYIEDGSPDYSPANGHSMVISQIPSTINPVTANGTTLYNTINQNGYSPVITAPLNTIGWKNHTITANQIAIDIQNQLAQNYFSVGFMPQGDFFEGEYLIASGWDTDEKPYLVINYTESTMSVGDASKGIGLYPNPVQSELFVKSDYNVESIEVISMLGQSVAKSNGTNSIVVSSLANGIYAVQITLDNGSVVNQKFVKN
- a CDS encoding Crp/Fnr family transcriptional regulator, yielding MKSILQNISKHISLTIDEEQLFLSKIEVQHFKAKTILHNAGEICKHSYFVNSGLLRSFNINDNIVEHVLHFACEGWWIGDMYSLLSQKPGNLFIEVLEDSEVVLLSKENQEQLYFEIPKLERFFRILTENSLVAHQERLMDNLSLPAEDRFEKFCKKYPTLIQKVPQKQIASYIGVTPEFFSKMKSRMLRK
- a CDS encoding pirin family protein, which codes for MKNTILHKANERGHADHGWLNAYHSFSFANWYNPDKVQFGVLRVLNDDTVAGGMGFGAHPHDNMEIITIPLEGDLAHKDSMGNTETIKFGDVQVMSAGTGIRHSEFNPNADKRTKLLQIWLFPNKQNVEPRYQQITLDVNDRQNKLQQILSPNPEDAGVWIHQDAWFHLGKFEKGLTENYTIKREGNGVYAFVISGSVTINGQTLETRDALGVWDTEKLEITSTSDAEILLMDVPME